A segment of the uncultured Desulfobulbus sp. genome:
GCAAACAAGGGGAGGTGGTCGATGAGTTTGCACGTCAAGGCGGATATTCTCGAAAACAGGCTCTACCTGAAACTCTCAGGACAGATGAGTTCCGAAGAATTGGATAAACTCTACACCGATGTACGCTTTCTCGTTGCCGATTTGTCTCCAGGTTTTGGCGTCATATCCGATCTGGCGGAGTATGATTTCAGCCTTCCCGAAGTAGCCCCGTATAAAAAGATTACCAACTATCTGCTCACCAATGGACTTGGCGAGGTGGTCCAAGTCATTCGAGGGGACAGCCTGCTCTATGACCAGGCTGAGAGACATTCGTTGCAGGAATTCGGCCTGAGGCCGATTTTTGCCAAGACGAACAGAGAGGCTGATGAAAAGCTGACGGCCAATGCTCAACGAAAACGTATTCGTTTTTATACCAACAATGTTGCCATTAGGTATGCATCACAGGATAAAGTCGGCACAGGCAGCCTGAGAGATATTTCGACAGGGGGATGCTCTGTCGAAATGGCCACGCTCCCTGTTGCCGTGGGGGACACTTTTCATCTCGAGATAGCTCCAAATCGTACCGATTCGACATTTTCCGCAAAAGCCCTGATCATACGCGTCCAAAACGATTCCTTTTCAGCAAAGTTTGATGAGTTGGATCAGTCTCAGAAAAGCGAAATGTGGAAACTCCTCATTGCCCACCACCAAAGCTGAGGGCTTGGCCCCTCATTTTTCTACACCTCTTGACGGAAGAGAATCCCCTCAGGGCAAAAATTCAACGGCAACCGTCCTGCCGGAGCTTCGGCCCTGGTCATCGATAACGCTGATCTCAAAGGTCCCTGCATGGTCCGGTCGCCAGGAGCGGCTCGATTTTCGTTTGTTGCTGCCCAGATAACGGTCGTTGACAAACCAGTACATGTGTGCACTGTCACCATCGATCGCAGCTGCGAGTTCTATGTTTTCCTCGGGTTTGGACAAACGCAGGGAATAGATCACATTGGAGAGCGGCGAGTTCAGTTGCGGCGGATCTCCTGTAAGGAGAGATCCCTGTCCGCTGCATTGCTCCGGCAGGGGCGGGGGCATTTTTCGTGGGAGACCAGCTGCCTGAAAGAGCCGTTCCAGGTCCGAGGGCCAGAATGCAAAAACTTCGAGTTTGGTTCGCGCTCGATCATAGGGGGGGCAAACCGCTTTGCCGCTTTCCCGATCCACTATCAGCGGCCGGTGCAGGGTGGAAACGCGAATGGGTGATTTTCCTGGAATAAACCAGGTCTTCACCGTTTGCGGACACCAGCGGTTGGGGAGTTCGCCCGAGGCCCGGCAGACCTCGACCTGAATCAACCCTTTTGGTGGCTGTGGTGGGGAGGGGTGCTCTTCAGGTAGGCTCAACTCCAGAGCGTCGGCTACCTGGAAAAAGAGCGGGGTGGCTGCCTTGAGGCCGATAAAGGCCGGATTGGCCTTGCCGTCGAAGTTACCGACCCAGACCGCCAATACATAGTCGCCCACCACACCCACGGTCCAGGCATCGTGAAAGCCCCAGGAGGTCCCGGTCTTCCAGGCAATGGGCCAGTGGCTCTGCCCCCCGTTTTGAACACCTCCCCCATCCGGACGGGGATTGGCAGCCAGCATGTCGAGCACCATGAAGGCTGCCTGGGGAGAAAGCAGAAAACGGCCGTCTTCAACGGCAACCTGCCGGAGAAAGCGCAGGGACCGCTGTTTACCTTTATTGGCCAGCAGTCCGTAGAGCCTTACCAACTCCTCCATGCTCAGTTCCCCGCCTCCCAGGACCAGGGACAATCCGTAATGCTGCTCGGAACGCAGG
Coding sequences within it:
- a CDS encoding PilZ domain-containing protein translates to MDKLYTDVRFLVADLSPGFGVISDLAEYDFSLPEVAPYKKITNYLLTNGLGEVVQVIRGDSLLYDQAERHSLQEFGLRPIFAKTNREADEKLTANAQRKRIRFYTNNVAIRYASQDKVGTGSLRDISTGGCSVEMATLPVAVGDTFHLEIAPNRTDSTFSAKALIIRVQNDSFSAKFDELDQSQKSEMWKLLIAHHQS